One region of Jonesiaceae bacterium BS-20 genomic DNA includes:
- a CDS encoding DUF3180 domain-containing protein has protein sequence MTRTKLSQLAMLAVLALTGAWGALKLFARQGFHLPAVGWLQSIVIAICALLILWGGFVVRAYLNGKRPKLSGITAARIAVLAQAGSLAGALLAGWFAAQALVALENLNIESQQYRLLTAGVACVVAVGLVVCSYIAESNCQVPPTDDGMETELPDGIPG, from the coding sequence ATGACGCGTACCAAGTTGAGCCAGCTTGCCATGCTCGCGGTCTTAGCATTGACCGGGGCATGGGGAGCACTGAAGTTATTTGCTCGGCAGGGATTTCACCTGCCCGCAGTTGGTTGGCTGCAAAGCATTGTGATCGCTATTTGTGCTCTGCTGATCCTGTGGGGTGGATTTGTGGTGCGTGCATATCTAAACGGCAAACGCCCCAAGCTCTCTGGAATTACCGCCGCCCGAATCGCAGTGCTTGCCCAAGCAGGAAGCCTTGCGGGTGCATTGCTAGCTGGTTGGTTTGCGGCCCAGGCACTTGTGGCGCTCGAGAACCTGAACATTGAATCCCAGCAATACCGGTTGTTAACCGCCGGGGTTGCTTGCGTAGTTGCGGTAGGGCTGGTTGTTTGCTCATACATCGCGGAATCGAACTGTCAGGTTCCCCCAACTGATGACGGCATGGAAACCGAACTCCCGGATGGGATTCCGGGCTGA
- the folK gene encoding 2-amino-4-hydroxy-6-hydroxymethyldihydropteridine diphosphokinase — translation MDTDSQVGAQQRDLSQMDRVHINGVSAQGYHGVLTAERAQGQLFRVDVTLYLDTATAAQTDDLAYTVNYAHVCDALVSVIEGPEVNLIETLAERLAAIVLESELVYAVDVTVHKPQAPIAVAFDDVSIQVQRSRANMPRVSRPFAASQIQPVATLPRWSAEEPTTPTLPAVDVEPVFVADYAEGLVSASARPIPELDEVLMTEQETQPVIEELPAVEELPVVEELPVVEEPPLVQELPVVEVETVSESEPANPPTSVFGVVDAAAMAAAVTVTQANEVAPSWSDVIGTPVVTAEVGGLDETQVRPVQSVFSRVTEPTSGPLVETPFAPVTQSAPQVAPELPAEPAESVVEQLPLPDPVDSPYAPAVDNAAFAPPAPAADLDTAAQELALPQEPAPQTAMLDAVVENAGNEEAPLEYDALGGNDDVTQILPIITDAGPIHEPELGSSAIIEPSPESLAIYRALRAEVLGTPEQEEASAAGALASEGGVEDVAEEVVAPEPDIMDRVPTQPARVVIAIGANLGKPQETLQAAVEALGQIDGFEVAQTGPLARTGSVGGPEEQPDYFNTVIIGYSTLSPRQLLGQTQRIENEHGRVREERWGPRTLDLDIIDFEGVIAATEDLELPHPRANQRAFVLVPWEVLDPEAHLPGLGGGPVAALAATAPDRAGIRWVALEWLAQ, via the coding sequence ATGGACACGGATTCACAGGTAGGCGCCCAACAGCGTGACCTAAGTCAGATGGATCGGGTGCACATTAACGGTGTCTCCGCACAGGGGTACCACGGGGTCTTGACCGCAGAGCGTGCCCAGGGCCAATTGTTCCGCGTTGATGTAACGCTTTACTTGGATACCGCAACGGCCGCCCAGACCGATGATCTTGCATACACGGTCAATTATGCGCACGTGTGCGATGCTTTAGTTTCCGTAATTGAGGGTCCAGAGGTCAACCTTATTGAGACTCTCGCCGAGCGCTTAGCAGCGATTGTGCTCGAGTCCGAGTTGGTTTACGCCGTGGACGTCACGGTTCATAAGCCGCAGGCTCCAATCGCGGTGGCCTTTGACGACGTCTCGATTCAAGTTCAGCGTTCCCGGGCAAACATGCCCCGGGTTTCTCGACCTTTCGCCGCCTCACAGATTCAGCCCGTTGCAACGTTGCCACGGTGGTCTGCCGAGGAACCCACCACACCGACTTTGCCAGCAGTAGACGTTGAGCCGGTATTTGTAGCTGACTATGCGGAGGGCTTGGTTTCGGCTAGCGCGCGGCCCATCCCAGAACTCGATGAAGTTCTCATGACAGAACAAGAAACGCAGCCCGTGATTGAAGAACTGCCGGCTGTCGAAGAGCTACCCGTGGTTGAAGAATTACCGGTTGTTGAAGAGCCGCCTTTGGTCCAAGAACTGCCCGTCGTCGAGGTCGAGACCGTATCCGAAAGCGAACCAGCCAACCCACCTACCTCGGTATTTGGTGTGGTCGACGCTGCTGCGATGGCTGCGGCAGTCACGGTAACGCAGGCAAACGAAGTGGCCCCATCTTGGTCTGATGTCATTGGTACCCCGGTTGTAACCGCGGAGGTTGGGGGTCTGGATGAGACTCAGGTGCGCCCTGTCCAGTCGGTATTTTCCCGGGTTACCGAGCCAACAAGTGGCCCTTTGGTAGAAACCCCGTTTGCACCGGTAACGCAAAGTGCGCCGCAGGTGGCACCAGAGTTGCCCGCGGAGCCGGCAGAATCAGTTGTTGAACAGCTTCCACTTCCTGACCCGGTGGACTCCCCATACGCTCCCGCTGTAGATAACGCGGCGTTTGCGCCGCCTGCGCCCGCAGCAGATCTGGACACCGCAGCGCAGGAACTTGCGTTACCGCAGGAGCCGGCTCCCCAGACCGCGATGCTGGACGCCGTCGTGGAAAATGCAGGCAATGAAGAGGCCCCGCTTGAGTACGATGCCTTGGGTGGCAACGACGACGTGACCCAGATCCTGCCGATTATCACTGACGCAGGCCCTATTCATGAGCCTGAGTTGGGCAGCTCTGCGATCATTGAACCTAGCCCAGAATCCCTAGCGATCTACCGCGCCCTACGCGCGGAGGTGTTGGGTACACCCGAGCAGGAAGAAGCCTCTGCGGCCGGCGCACTTGCATCGGAGGGCGGCGTCGAGGACGTAGCGGAAGAAGTTGTTGCACCGGAACCAGACATTATGGATCGGGTTCCCACCCAGCCCGCACGCGTGGTCATTGCGATTGGCGCCAACCTTGGTAAACCCCAAGAGACCCTGCAGGCGGCGGTCGAGGCACTCGGACAAATTGACGGCTTTGAGGTTGCTCAGACGGGTCCGTTGGCGCGCACCGGCTCGGTGGGCGGACCGGAGGAACAACCGGACTACTTCAACACCGTGATCATTGGCTACTCAACGCTCTCTCCCCGCCAGTTGCTTGGACAGACACAACGGATCGAGAACGAGCACGGCCGGGTGCGTGAGGAACGCTGGGGACCGCGCACGCTGGACCTCGACATTATTGATTTTGAGGGCGTCATTGCGGCGACCGAAGACTTGGAACTGCCGCACCCGCGGGCTAACCAACGCGCATTTGTGCTGGTGCCTTGGGAAGTTTTGGACCCCGAGGCGCACTTGCCGGGGCTTGGTGGGGGACCGGTTGCGGCCCTAGCAGCTACGGCACCGGACCGGGCTGGCATTCGCTGGGTAGCCCTAGAATGGCTCGCTCAGTAA
- a CDS encoding PH domain-containing protein, with product MTQEVQSPFDPQGVQWQRVSNKLRSVRLVVIALTMALPLVGAVTLAILLPQWWSFTILGALLALTVWMIWLVYRQVPAIGYFEREEDLLIVSGIMFKSLVVVPYGRMQQVDVEVGPLDRKFGIAKVTLHTASAGTNAVLPGLLADEAARLRDRLATRGESRLAGL from the coding sequence ATGACCCAAGAGGTACAGTCCCCCTTTGATCCCCAGGGCGTCCAGTGGCAGCGTGTTTCCAATAAGTTGCGCTCCGTACGCCTTGTGGTAATCGCGCTGACCATGGCTTTGCCCCTGGTGGGAGCCGTAACTTTGGCGATTCTGTTACCACAGTGGTGGAGCTTCACTATCTTGGGTGCGCTCCTTGCCCTGACGGTCTGGATGATCTGGCTGGTCTACCGTCAGGTACCCGCCATTGGCTACTTTGAGCGAGAAGAAGACCTGCTTATTGTCAGCGGCATCATGTTCAAATCCCTCGTTGTTGTGCCCTACGGGCGCATGCAGCAGGTAGACGTTGAGGTGGGGCCGCTTGACCGCAAGTTTGGCATTGCCAAGGTAACACTCCACACCGCTTCTGCCGGCACCAATGCGGTTCTTCCGGGCTTGCTGGCCGACGAGGCCGCCAGGCTCCGTGACCGTCTAGCCACCCGTGGCGAATCACGATTGGCGGGCCTGTGA